From a region of the Salinispira pacifica genome:
- a CDS encoding rhodanese-like domain-containing protein, whose protein sequence is MKLKYILTLSILLFSGAVLAAQGTQSETELDHWEDLRNLLQEDEDILLLDVRSLPEYEQGHIPGATLLPHVNIPGNPPQVPKDTRIIVYCRSGNRSAQALRMLTEQGFSNVSDFGGIYRWEGELNRGSAP, encoded by the coding sequence ATGAAACTCAAATATATTTTGACGCTATCCATTCTGTTGTTTTCCGGAGCGGTGCTTGCAGCACAGGGTACCCAGTCGGAAACGGAACTTGACCATTGGGAGGACCTTCGCAATCTTCTACAGGAAGATGAAGATATCCTCCTGTTGGATGTTCGCAGCCTTCCGGAATATGAGCAGGGACACATTCCCGGTGCAACGCTTCTTCCACATGTAAATATCCCGGGAAACCCGCCCCAAGTGCCCAAGGATACCCGGATTATTGTGTACTGCCGCAGCGGTAACCGGTCGGCTCAAGCGCTGCGGATGCTTACTGAGCAGGGATTCAGCAATGTAAGCGATTTCGGCGGTATTTACCGCTGGGAGGGCGAATTGAATCGAGGTTCTGCGCCCTGA
- the guaB gene encoding IMP dehydrogenase, with the protein MELTDSYSYDDVLLKPGYSQVLPGDTDVGLELFPDVKLNVPVISAAMDTVTEARLAIALALDGGAGVIHRNLTPEAQAEQVAKVKRHLNWVIENPVTVRTNTSLHEVKRIMEEEGISGLPVVDDDNHLVGIVTSRDMRFNSDLNSTVEDTMTPDPVVETGTPDIESAQAKFDEHRIEKLPVVDNIGKLTGLITVKDMEKHRNFPNAAVDSHGRLLVGAAVGPNDIDARLSLLTAAKADFIVIDSAHGSSSKVIESVAYIKKHWDIPVIGGNIATADGAKRLIEAGADAIKVGVGPGSICTTRVVAGIGVPQFSAVLWAAEEAAKHNIPVIADGGIKYSGDIAKAIAAGASAVMIGSLFAGLKEAPGREIIYEGRIFKTYRGMGSIGAIRSGSGDRYQMNPDDEPVPEGVEGRVPYKGELRPYLHQLVTGLKKGMGYTGCADLNELRQYKKFIKITAAGLKESHAHDVTITQEPPNYSR; encoded by the coding sequence ATGGAACTTACAGATTCCTACAGTTATGATGATGTGCTGCTGAAGCCCGGCTACTCTCAGGTGCTTCCGGGAGATACAGATGTTGGACTGGAACTCTTTCCCGACGTAAAGCTGAATGTACCGGTGATTTCCGCCGCAATGGATACAGTGACCGAAGCCAGACTTGCAATCGCTCTGGCCCTGGACGGAGGAGCCGGGGTGATTCACCGGAATCTTACCCCCGAAGCACAGGCGGAACAGGTAGCCAAGGTGAAGCGGCATCTGAATTGGGTGATTGAGAATCCGGTGACTGTCCGAACCAATACCAGCCTGCATGAAGTGAAGCGTATTATGGAGGAAGAGGGGATCAGCGGTCTGCCGGTTGTGGACGACGATAATCATCTTGTAGGTATCGTCACCTCCCGTGATATGCGTTTCAACAGCGACTTGAACAGTACCGTGGAAGATACCATGACTCCAGATCCTGTGGTGGAAACCGGCACACCGGACATTGAAAGTGCTCAGGCGAAATTTGATGAGCATCGCATAGAAAAACTGCCAGTTGTGGATAATATAGGTAAGCTTACCGGCCTTATTACCGTAAAGGATATGGAAAAACACCGCAATTTTCCCAATGCTGCGGTGGATTCACATGGCAGGCTTCTGGTGGGGGCTGCTGTGGGTCCCAATGATATTGACGCCAGACTGTCACTACTCACTGCGGCCAAGGCTGATTTTATTGTAATCGATTCAGCCCATGGATCCAGCAGCAAGGTTATTGAATCGGTGGCCTATATTAAAAAACACTGGGATATCCCGGTAATCGGGGGAAATATCGCAACGGCGGACGGTGCAAAACGGCTAATTGAAGCGGGAGCAGATGCCATAAAAGTGGGCGTAGGGCCGGGATCGATCTGCACCACCCGGGTTGTGGCAGGCATCGGAGTACCTCAGTTTTCTGCAGTTCTCTGGGCAGCAGAAGAGGCTGCAAAACACAACATTCCGGTAATTGCCGATGGCGGTATCAAATATTCCGGTGATATCGCCAAAGCCATAGCAGCGGGAGCAAGTGCCGTAATGATCGGAAGCCTCTTTGCGGGTCTGAAAGAGGCTCCCGGGAGAGAAATAATATATGAGGGAAGAATCTTTAAAACCTACCGGGGAATGGGAAGTATCGGTGCCATCAGAAGCGGATCGGGTGACCGGTATCAGATGAATCCGGACGACGAACCGGTTCCCGAAGGTGTGGAAGGAAGAGTGCCCTACAAAGGCGAATTGCGGCCATATCTCCATCAGCTGGTAACCGGACTGAAAAAGGGGATGGGCTACACGGGATGCGCCGATCTTAACGAATTGCGGCAATACAAAAAATTCATTAAGATAACCGCTGCGGGTTTGAAAGAGAGTCATGCACATGATGTGACCATTACTCAGGAACCCCCCAACTACTCACGTTAA
- the purA gene encoding adenylosuccinate synthase, whose protein sequence is MNLVVIGAQWGDEGKGKMVDYLASEADVIVRFSGGANAGHTIVHGERTYKLHLVPSGILYPGKTVVLGSGMVIDPQSLFQELADLEKEGVDWKGRVLISSRAHIVLPGYKELDKRQDSQRKKPIGTTGRGIGIAYSLKSSRDGIRMADLDDDNRLSLLDDSDRSFLEEYRERLKEMMVDITSFIHGSSPERMLLEGAQGVLLDLDLGTYPFVSSGYSAAAGASLGAGIGPRQIDGILGVFKAYSTRVGNGPFPSEFTSDRDGELEHRIRDIGREYGATTGRPRRCGYLDLVALRYACISNGLDGLILTKIDVYDSFDEIQVCVGYEIDGKQYRDFPVSVKDLQKATPVLKKFAGWKKDVTGIDSYEQLPEEVKEYISYIEDFTETPVTVVSVGPERSQTIIRQELWTQY, encoded by the coding sequence ATGAATCTTGTTGTTATCGGTGCCCAATGGGGAGATGAAGGTAAGGGAAAGATGGTGGACTATCTGGCCTCTGAGGCTGATGTGATTGTCCGGTTCAGCGGCGGAGCAAATGCCGGCCACACCATCGTGCATGGCGAACGTACGTACAAACTCCACCTTGTTCCCTCAGGGATTCTGTATCCCGGAAAAACCGTAGTGCTTGGAAGCGGTATGGTTATCGATCCCCAAAGCCTCTTTCAGGAACTCGCCGACCTTGAAAAAGAAGGCGTTGACTGGAAGGGCAGGGTGCTGATATCAAGCCGGGCCCATATAGTTCTCCCGGGATATAAAGAACTGGATAAACGGCAGGACAGCCAGCGGAAAAAACCCATCGGAACCACCGGCCGGGGTATCGGCATTGCCTACAGTCTGAAATCAAGCCGGGACGGCATCAGAATGGCCGACCTGGATGATGATAACCGATTAAGTTTACTGGACGATTCAGATCGAAGCTTCCTTGAGGAATACCGTGAACGGCTCAAGGAAATGATGGTTGATATTACTTCATTTATACACGGCAGTTCACCGGAGCGAATGCTCCTGGAAGGAGCCCAGGGTGTACTCCTGGATCTGGATCTTGGAACCTATCCGTTTGTAAGCTCGGGGTATTCGGCGGCAGCTGGAGCAAGTCTGGGTGCCGGGATCGGTCCCAGGCAGATTGACGGTATTCTCGGAGTATTCAAGGCCTATTCCACCAGGGTCGGGAACGGGCCCTTCCCGAGCGAATTTACCAGCGATCGGGACGGCGAACTGGAACACCGTATTCGTGACATCGGCAGAGAATACGGTGCAACCACCGGCCGCCCCCGTCGCTGCGGCTATCTTGACCTGGTTGCCCTGAGATATGCTTGTATCTCCAACGGACTAGACGGTCTGATCCTCACAAAAATCGACGTGTATGACAGCTTCGATGAGATACAGGTATGCGTGGGCTATGAGATTGACGGTAAGCAGTACCGTGATTTTCCTGTATCCGTGAAGGATCTTCAAAAAGCAACACCAGTTCTTAAAAAATTTGCCGGCTGGAAAAAAGATGTAACCGGGATCGACAGCTATGAGCAGCTACCTGAAGAAGTGAAAGAGTATATCAGCTACATTGAAGATTTCACCGAAACCCCTGTTACCGTGGTATCGGTGGGACCGGAACGCAGCCAGACAATCATCAGACAGGAACTATGGACACAATACTAA
- the ltrA gene encoding group II intron reverse transcriptase/maturase, translating to MQTQGNRKIWYSLYGRMLERPRLEAAFRKVKAANGAPGVDGVSVKAFADRLAEQLDVLVKELKDKSYRPLPVLRVEIPKDGGGVRKLGIPSVRDRVVQQALLDILNPIFDPDFHPSSYGYRPGRSAHQAIDKASTFMRRYELEWVVDMDLSKCFDTLKHDFLLTQVRKRVADGSILNLIRLFLESGVMTDAGEENTEEGSPQGGVISPLLANIYLDFFDQWSMARGYRIVRYADDILIFASSQKGAERRLAAATHFLEEEMGLAVNREKTHITNLYEGVRYLGVVISRHHTRIQEKKVKAFKDKVRKLTRRNSGRPLGSTIYELNPVLRGFANYFRIANCTKVFRELMSWVRRRLRAIQLRLWKRSSRLHRRLRQLGFQGEFKHIKMSSWRSAKSPLAAMALQNKHFEEMNLFSLDKVQVAISVRQLAG from the coding sequence ATGCAGACACAAGGAAATCGTAAAATCTGGTACAGCCTCTACGGCAGGATGCTCGAGAGACCACGGCTGGAGGCCGCTTTCAGGAAGGTGAAGGCAGCGAACGGAGCCCCCGGAGTAGACGGAGTGAGCGTCAAAGCCTTTGCCGACCGTCTGGCGGAGCAACTCGATGTACTTGTGAAGGAATTGAAGGACAAGAGCTACCGACCGCTTCCAGTCTTGAGGGTGGAAATACCCAAAGACGGGGGAGGAGTAAGGAAACTCGGGATACCTTCGGTTCGCGACCGGGTAGTCCAGCAAGCCTTACTGGACATTCTAAACCCAATATTTGACCCGGACTTTCATCCGTCCAGTTACGGATACCGACCGGGCAGAAGCGCACATCAGGCAATTGATAAGGCATCTACGTTCATGCGCAGGTATGAATTGGAATGGGTAGTGGATATGGACTTGTCGAAGTGTTTTGACACACTGAAGCATGACTTTTTACTGACTCAAGTACGAAAACGAGTTGCCGATGGAAGCATCTTGAATCTCATACGCCTCTTTCTTGAAAGTGGTGTGATGACGGATGCTGGTGAAGAGAACACTGAAGAAGGGAGTCCCCAGGGCGGGGTGATTAGTCCGCTTCTCGCGAACATCTACCTCGACTTCTTTGACCAGTGGAGCATGGCACGAGGGTATCGCATAGTTCGCTATGCCGACGATATCCTCATCTTTGCTTCATCACAAAAAGGTGCGGAACGTCGGCTTGCAGCTGCAACGCATTTTCTGGAAGAAGAAATGGGACTGGCTGTGAATCGTGAGAAAACTCACATTACAAACCTGTATGAGGGGGTGCGCTACCTTGGAGTAGTAATCTCTCGTCACCACACCCGGATTCAGGAAAAGAAGGTGAAAGCCTTCAAGGACAAGGTCAGGAAACTGACCCGACGCAACAGCGGGAGACCGCTGGGATCGACAATTTACGAACTCAATCCAGTACTACGCGGGTTTGCTAACTATTTCAGGATAGCAAATTGTACGAAGGTATTCAGGGAGCTGATGAGCTGGGTACGCAGGCGATTGCGGGCTATTCAGTTGCGACTTTGGAAACGCTCTTCCCGGCTGCACCGCCGATTGCGGCAGCTGGGATTTCAAGGCGAGTTCAAACACATCAAGATGAGTTCGTGGAGATCGGCTAAAAGTCCGCTTGCAGCCATGGCGCTGCAAAACAAGCACTTTGAAGAGATGAATCTGTTTTCTCTCGACAAGGTACAGGTCGCAATTTCTGTCCGGCAGCTTGCTGGATAA
- the guaA gene encoding glutamine-hydrolyzing GMP synthase: protein MDTILILDFGGQTAQLIARRIRELGVYSEIIPGDTGYDRIPDVIHMDDVKGFIFSGSPESVYDHNAPALDPRFLEDGRPILGICYGLQRFTHDLGGRVEQKHTREFGRNRIKFRHQSPLFKDIPEGFISWMSHGDSIDTPAPGFRIIAESEHHHPAAVSHEELPVYGLQFHPEVSHCEYGSEILSNFACEICGAGKEWNMHMYMEEAAEDIRKQAGSKPVLLLISGGVDSTVVGGMLLKSLPHDQVHLMYIDTGLMRKNESVKVEKTLKALGATHLHIIHAEKDFLDPLEGVSDPEKKREIIGDAFIRVQEREIARLGVENSILAQGTLYTDMIESGKGVGNKAKVIKSHHNVRSPLVERKREQGLIIEPLSKLYKDEVRALGIELGIDPDVVNRHPFPGPGLAVRIIGEITREKLQILREADHIFISELKARGLYHNIWQAFVVLLPVRSVGVTGDAREYGYVCSLRAIISRDGMTADVYPFEMNDLLEISSRITNQVRHIGRVAYDISSKPPATIEWE from the coding sequence ATGGACACAATACTAATACTAGATTTCGGCGGACAGACCGCCCAGCTCATTGCCAGAAGAATCCGGGAACTGGGAGTGTACAGTGAGATCATACCCGGAGATACCGGATATGACCGGATTCCGGATGTCATCCATATGGATGACGTGAAAGGATTTATTTTTTCCGGGAGCCCCGAATCTGTGTATGATCACAATGCACCCGCTCTGGATCCGCGTTTTCTGGAGGACGGACGGCCCATCCTCGGAATCTGTTACGGACTCCAGAGATTCACCCACGATCTGGGTGGGCGGGTTGAGCAGAAACATACCCGTGAATTCGGCAGAAACCGCATCAAATTCCGCCATCAAAGCCCGCTGTTTAAAGATATACCCGAGGGTTTCATCAGCTGGATGAGTCATGGCGACAGCATTGATACTCCCGCACCGGGCTTCCGGATAATCGCTGAAAGTGAACATCATCATCCTGCGGCGGTATCCCATGAGGAATTACCAGTCTATGGACTGCAGTTCCATCCGGAAGTGAGCCATTGCGAATACGGCAGTGAAATACTCTCCAATTTCGCATGTGAAATATGCGGGGCCGGCAAAGAATGGAACATGCACATGTATATGGAGGAAGCTGCTGAGGATATCCGGAAACAGGCCGGGTCCAAGCCTGTGCTTCTGCTGATATCCGGGGGAGTTGATTCAACCGTTGTAGGAGGTATGCTTCTAAAAAGTCTGCCCCATGATCAGGTCCATCTCATGTATATCGACACCGGGTTAATGAGAAAAAATGAATCCGTCAAGGTTGAAAAGACACTGAAAGCTCTTGGTGCCACCCACCTCCATATTATCCATGCGGAAAAAGACTTTCTTGATCCCCTCGAAGGAGTCTCCGATCCGGAGAAAAAGCGCGAGATTATCGGTGATGCCTTCATACGGGTTCAGGAACGGGAAATTGCCAGACTGGGTGTGGAAAACTCGATTCTTGCCCAGGGCACTCTTTATACCGATATGATCGAGTCCGGTAAGGGTGTGGGCAACAAAGCCAAGGTGATCAAAAGTCATCATAATGTCCGAAGCCCCCTGGTTGAGCGCAAACGGGAACAGGGATTGATCATTGAACCTCTATCCAAACTGTATAAGGATGAGGTGCGGGCTCTGGGTATCGAACTGGGAATTGACCCGGATGTGGTAAACCGCCACCCCTTTCCCGGTCCCGGCCTTGCGGTACGGATTATCGGGGAAATAACCCGGGAGAAACTTCAGATTCTTCGTGAAGCGGACCATATATTTATCAGCGAGCTGAAGGCCAGGGGGCTGTACCACAACATCTGGCAGGCTTTTGTTGTGCTTCTGCCGGTACGCTCTGTGGGAGTCACCGGTGATGCCCGGGAATACGGCTATGTCTGTTCTTTACGGGCCATCATATCCAGAGATGGGATGACAGCTGACGTCTACCCCTTCGAGATGAATGATCTGCTGGAAATATCATCCAGGATCACAAATCAGGTCCGCCATATCGGACGGGTTGCATACGACATCAGCAGCAAACCGCCGGCAACCATAGAGTGGGAGTGA
- a CDS encoding acyl-CoA thioesterase encodes MNVEEIENYRHSRIMEVRFIDLDALAHVNNAKYLNYLEEARLAYARDVLGWDGDIRHLGLVVAGVEIQYKLPILLNEKVEIRTRVSRLGGRSFEMEYLILKINGENSELAARAKTVQVSVNEETGKSTRLPEEWRQIIQTYEPGEIQGA; translated from the coding sequence ATGAATGTTGAAGAGATTGAAAACTACAGACATTCCCGGATCATGGAAGTGCGGTTTATTGATCTGGATGCACTGGCTCATGTAAACAATGCCAAATATTTGAACTATCTGGAGGAAGCCAGACTCGCATATGCCAGAGATGTTCTGGGCTGGGACGGCGATATCCGGCATCTCGGCCTGGTTGTAGCCGGGGTGGAAATTCAGTATAAACTACCCATCCTTCTCAACGAAAAAGTTGAAATCAGGACCCGGGTGAGCAGACTTGGTGGCCGGAGTTTTGAAATGGAATATCTCATTCTGAAAATCAACGGCGAAAATTCCGAACTGGCAGCCCGGGCCAAAACCGTACAGGTCAGTGTCAACGAAGAAACCGGGAAAAGCACCCGCCTTCCGGAAGAGTGGAGGCAGATAATCCAAACCTATGAACCCGGAGAAATTCAGGGAGCATAA